The proteins below come from a single Methanothrix thermoacetophila PT genomic window:
- a CDS encoding NfeD family protein, giving the protein MGLHLKSLLILLLLSSPCLGDVVSLRIDGAITPASDDLVKTAIGYAESSNADALILMLDTPGGGLSETLEIIAVVERTEIPVVGYVSPSGAKAWSAGTMILISTDIAAMAPNTIIGSAQPVRLLPTGATEPVNDTKTTNAIVALIEEKAKIHGRNRTAAREFVLSNLNLNAEEALEYGVIEHVSPDISSLLKSINGSSAKNRTLVTEGAAVVIFEPDLRLRVLMLLSDPTIAGLLLLVGLYALIFGISNPGLGAEVFGVIAIALGLIGQGFDVNIGALFLIILGMGLILAELHTHAMGVLGVAGLICIVLGTLLFAPIGFPEWYLPGEYQRSVIRLFLLPSLTMAGFFAFAVYKIAEARRRPTFEETAGQYAETIETLDPKGYVIFRGEYWKAEADERIEKGETVEVVGISGQTLKVRKVR; this is encoded by the coding sequence ATGGGGTTGCACCTGAAGTCGCTATTAATTCTGCTGCTATTATCATCCCCCTGCCTCGGGGATGTCGTCTCTCTCCGGATAGATGGGGCCATAACTCCGGCGAGCGACGATCTTGTGAAGACTGCTATAGGCTACGCTGAGAGCTCGAACGCTGATGCATTGATTCTGATGCTCGATACACCCGGAGGCGGCCTGAGCGAGACACTGGAGATAATAGCTGTTGTGGAGAGAACCGAGATACCTGTGGTGGGATACGTCTCCCCATCAGGGGCGAAGGCGTGGTCTGCGGGCACAATGATACTGATCAGCACAGATATAGCAGCAATGGCCCCGAACACGATCATAGGCTCGGCCCAGCCGGTCAGGCTTCTTCCCACAGGTGCGACTGAGCCTGTCAACGACACGAAGACGACAAACGCGATAGTTGCGCTCATCGAGGAGAAGGCCAAGATCCATGGGCGGAACAGGACCGCGGCTAGGGAGTTCGTCCTGAGCAACCTCAATCTCAATGCTGAGGAGGCGCTGGAGTATGGGGTGATCGAGCACGTCTCCCCCGATATCAGCAGTCTCCTCAAATCCATCAACGGCAGCTCTGCGAAGAATAGAACTCTTGTGACAGAGGGCGCTGCGGTAGTGATCTTCGAGCCGGACCTCAGGCTCAGGGTGCTGATGCTTCTATCTGATCCAACAATCGCCGGATTGCTGCTGCTCGTCGGCCTCTACGCTCTCATCTTCGGAATCTCAAATCCGGGCCTCGGAGCGGAGGTGTTTGGCGTTATAGCGATCGCGCTTGGGCTCATAGGTCAGGGGTTCGATGTCAACATCGGCGCTCTGTTTCTCATAATCCTCGGCATGGGCCTGATTCTGGCAGAGCTGCACACCCACGCCATGGGAGTTCTGGGCGTTGCCGGACTGATCTGCATCGTCCTGGGCACACTTCTCTTCGCACCCATAGGGTTCCCGGAGTGGTATCTGCCAGGGGAATACCAGCGGTCTGTTATCAGGCTCTTCCTGCTTCCGTCCCTGACGATGGCCGGATTCTTCGCGTTTGCAGTTTATAAGATAGCTGAGGCAAGGCGCAGGCCGACTTTTGAGGAGACTGCTGGGCAGTACGCAGAGACGATCGAGACACTGGATCCAAAAGGCTATGTCATATTCCGCGGGGAGTACTGGAAGGCGGAGGCTGATGAGAGAATCGAAAAAGGAGAAACAGTCGAGGTTGTGGGAATCTCCGGCCAGACGCTCAAAGTCAGGAAGGTCAGGTGA